One segment of Aquimarina sp. BL5 DNA contains the following:
- the pheT gene encoding phenylalanine--tRNA ligase subunit beta gives MKISYNWLKQFIKLDWEAEKAGELLTDLGLEVEGIETYQSVKGGLEGVIVGQVISCVQHSNADKLKVTRVDLGNGEPVQIVCGAPNVAEGQKVPVATIGTKLYDENGEEWKIKKGKIRGEESHGMICAEDELGLGKSHDGIMILDKDIAVGTPAADIFDIENDHVFEIGLTPNRADAMSHWGTARDLKAGLQQKDLSLELITPSVSNFKVDNRLHKFDIDVKNPELAPRYCGVTISGLKVTESPSWLQHRLKAIGIAPKNNVVDVTNYVLHELGQPLHAFDAHYIEGNKIEVKTLKAGTKFITLDEVERELHEEDLMICDAKKPLCIAGVFGGINSGVTENTTSVFLESAYFNPVSVRKTAKRHGLNTDASFRFERGIDPNATEYALKRAALLIQELAGGDITSDIIDLYPKKTEDFQVFLSFANTAKLIGEELPQETIKSILSSLEIKVNNITESGLGLTIPAYRNDVQREADVIEEILRVYGYNNIQFTQKLNASISNIDKFSDHNIQNTISNQLVGQGFNEMLANSLTAPDYISLSEQLKEENNVEMLNPLSNDLAVMRQSLLFSGLEAVSYNINRKRSDLSFFEFGKTYHNYESGRIENKHLSLLITGNKTKESWKVTQANSDFFYLKGVVGTILGRLGIKISKTSPIKNDLFAEGVSYSLGKSKLVEFGIVRKSVLKHFSISQEVLYADFNWDNILEFARRTKIKFTDIPKFPEVRRDFALLLDNTVTFEEIHTIAKQTEKQLLKDINLFDVYEGKNLPEGKKSYAVSFTLQDDHKTLTDKQIDKIMNKLQYNFENKLGAELR, from the coding sequence ATGAAAATTTCATATAACTGGCTGAAGCAATTTATAAAGCTAGATTGGGAGGCGGAAAAAGCCGGAGAATTACTTACTGATTTAGGGCTTGAAGTAGAAGGAATAGAAACCTATCAAAGTGTAAAAGGAGGTTTAGAAGGTGTTATTGTTGGGCAAGTAATTAGCTGTGTACAACATTCCAATGCAGATAAACTAAAAGTTACAAGAGTAGATTTAGGCAATGGCGAGCCGGTGCAAATAGTTTGTGGTGCACCTAATGTAGCTGAGGGTCAAAAAGTGCCTGTCGCAACTATCGGAACAAAATTATATGATGAAAATGGTGAAGAATGGAAGATCAAAAAAGGTAAAATCCGTGGAGAAGAAAGCCATGGAATGATCTGTGCCGAAGATGAATTAGGTCTTGGCAAAAGTCATGACGGGATTATGATTCTTGATAAAGATATCGCCGTTGGTACACCGGCAGCTGATATTTTTGATATCGAAAATGATCACGTATTCGAAATAGGACTAACTCCTAACCGCGCAGACGCTATGAGTCATTGGGGTACTGCTCGTGATCTAAAAGCTGGTTTACAACAAAAGGATCTTAGTCTGGAGCTAATTACTCCATCTGTTAGTAATTTTAAAGTTGATAATCGATTACACAAATTCGATATCGATGTAAAAAATCCTGAATTAGCACCAAGATATTGTGGTGTTACAATATCTGGATTGAAAGTAACAGAATCTCCTTCTTGGTTACAGCATCGGTTAAAAGCTATAGGTATTGCACCAAAAAACAATGTAGTAGATGTTACCAATTATGTCTTACACGAACTTGGGCAACCTTTGCACGCATTTGATGCTCATTATATCGAAGGAAATAAAATTGAGGTAAAAACCTTAAAAGCTGGTACCAAGTTTATAACATTAGACGAAGTAGAACGTGAATTACACGAAGAAGATTTAATGATTTGTGATGCTAAAAAACCACTGTGTATCGCAGGAGTTTTCGGAGGGATTAACTCCGGAGTTACAGAAAATACTACTTCGGTTTTCTTAGAAAGTGCTTATTTTAATCCGGTAAGCGTTCGTAAAACTGCAAAACGTCACGGACTAAATACAGATGCGTCATTTAGATTTGAAAGAGGTATTGATCCTAACGCTACTGAATATGCCTTAAAAAGAGCCGCGTTGCTTATACAAGAATTAGCTGGTGGAGATATTACGAGTGATATTATTGATCTATACCCTAAAAAAACGGAAGATTTTCAAGTGTTTTTATCTTTTGCAAATACCGCAAAACTAATTGGGGAAGAACTCCCTCAAGAAACTATCAAAAGTATTTTGAGTTCTTTAGAGATTAAGGTAAATAATATAACCGAAAGTGGTCTTGGGCTAACCATTCCTGCTTATCGTAATGATGTTCAGAGAGAAGCAGATGTTATCGAAGAAATTCTTCGTGTATACGGATACAACAATATTCAATTTACTCAAAAATTAAACGCATCTATTTCTAATATCGATAAGTTTTCCGACCATAACATACAAAACACAATTTCTAACCAATTGGTTGGACAAGGTTTTAATGAAATGTTGGCTAACTCATTGACAGCTCCTGATTATATTTCATTATCAGAGCAATTAAAAGAAGAAAATAATGTGGAGATGCTAAATCCATTAAGTAATGATCTTGCGGTTATGCGACAATCTTTATTATTTTCTGGTTTGGAAGCTGTTTCCTATAACATCAATAGAAAACGTTCTGATCTTTCCTTTTTCGAATTTGGAAAAACATATCATAATTACGAAAGCGGAAGAATCGAAAATAAACATTTGAGCTTACTAATTACTGGAAATAAGACTAAGGAAAGCTGGAAAGTAACTCAGGCAAATAGTGATTTCTTTTATCTAAAGGGTGTCGTCGGAACTATATTAGGTCGTTTGGGAATCAAAATATCTAAAACATCTCCAATAAAAAATGACCTTTTTGCTGAAGGTGTTTCTTATAGTTTGGGCAAATCAAAGTTGGTAGAATTTGGGATCGTTAGAAAATCTGTTTTAAAACACTTTTCAATTTCTCAAGAAGTATTGTATGCCGATTTCAATTGGGATAACATATTGGAATTCGCAAGAAGAACTAAGATTAAATTCACTGACATTCCTAAGTTTCCGGAAGTAAGAAGAGACTTTGCTTTACTATTGGACAATACAGTAACTTTTGAAGAAATTCATACGATTGCAAAACAAACGGAAAAGCAACTACTAAAAGACATCAACTTATTTGATGTATATGAAGGTAAGAACTTACCTGAAGGCAAGAAATCGTATGCGGTAAGTTTTACATTGCAAGATGATCATAAAACACTAACAGATAAACAAATTGATAAGATCATGAATAAGCTTCAGTATAATTTTGAAAACAAATTAGGAGCTGAATTGAGATAA
- a CDS encoding putative signal transducing protein → MFPESEYERVYTGSLINIQFLQNLLQDSGINSITRDDMKSGMAAGFGGGIPDHIQLFVKKTDIEEAIPIIEKSLS, encoded by the coding sequence ATGTTTCCTGAAAGTGAATACGAAAGAGTGTATACCGGTAGTCTAATTAATATCCAATTTTTACAAAATCTGCTTCAGGATAGCGGTATTAATTCTATAACAAGAGATGATATGAAATCAGGTATGGCTGCTGGTTTTGGTGGTGGAATACCAGATCATATTCAGCTCTTTGTAAAAAAAACAGATATAGAAGAAGCGATTCCAATTATAGAAAAAAGTTTATCATAA
- the pta gene encoding phosphate acetyltransferase — MSKAVYIATIEPNSGKSIVVLGLMRMLLGKVARVGYFRPIIDDPKEGEIDNHINTVISHFELDINFKNTYAFTRSEVLQKYNQGRPGAIIDGIIEKYKNLEEKFDFILVEGTDFSDEGSIIEFDINIIIAKNLGIPSIIVASGVDKTKEEIAGNLKLAYDTFTSKDAEVVAVVANKVVNGCEKELTEKLAEEFEEGVTQIIIPKIGSLINPTIREIVKELDGNVLFGKEFLNNQAGSFGVGAMQLRNYLTHLKENSLVITPGDRADIILGVLQANISDNYPKISGIILTGGIIPEEPILKLIEGVSLSVPIVSVPQGTFSITNKIGAIRSKIYADNLQKINTSISTFEQYVDADGLVDPLITFESDSLTPSMFQYNLLKRALKHKKHIVLPEGSDERILRATFRLQASNVVDITLIGEEKKIKSKATKLDIPIDFSKVNIVSPTKSPHFDDYAKTFYELRKHKNVNMDMARDMMADVSYFGTMMIYKGHADGMVSGAVHTTQHTIRPALQFIKTKPGVKVVSSVFFMCLDDRVSVFGDCAINPNPNAEQLAEITISSAQSAAAFGIEPKVAMLSYSSGTSGKGEDVETVREATRIVKEKHPELKIEGPIQYDAAVDMRVGKSKLPDSEVAGQASVLIFPDLNTGNNTYKAVQRETGALAIGPMLQGLKKPVNDLSRGCTVDDVYNTVIITAIQAQGL, encoded by the coding sequence ATGAGTAAAGCTGTTTATATTGCTACTATTGAACCTAATAGTGGTAAATCTATTGTTGTTTTAGGGTTAATGAGAATGTTACTGGGAAAGGTAGCTAGAGTTGGATACTTCAGACCTATTATTGATGATCCTAAAGAAGGGGAAATAGACAACCATATTAATACCGTAATATCGCATTTTGAATTAGATATCAACTTCAAAAACACCTATGCTTTTACCAGAAGTGAGGTGCTCCAAAAGTACAATCAAGGTAGGCCTGGAGCAATTATAGATGGCATTATAGAGAAATATAAAAATCTAGAAGAAAAATTCGATTTTATTCTGGTAGAAGGAACAGATTTTTCTGATGAAGGTAGTATCATCGAATTTGATATAAATATAATCATTGCAAAAAACTTAGGAATTCCATCTATTATTGTAGCTAGTGGTGTAGATAAGACAAAAGAAGAAATAGCCGGAAATCTCAAACTAGCATACGATACTTTTACTAGTAAAGATGCGGAAGTGGTTGCAGTGGTTGCAAATAAAGTTGTTAATGGTTGTGAAAAAGAACTAACAGAAAAACTAGCAGAGGAATTTGAAGAAGGTGTAACACAAATTATTATACCTAAAATTGGCTCTTTAATTAATCCTACAATCAGAGAGATAGTAAAAGAATTAGATGGGAACGTTCTCTTCGGAAAAGAGTTTCTAAACAATCAGGCAGGAAGCTTTGGTGTTGGTGCAATGCAATTACGTAATTATCTTACACATCTTAAGGAAAATAGTTTAGTAATTACTCCTGGGGATCGTGCTGATATTATTTTAGGGGTTTTACAAGCTAATATATCAGATAACTATCCGAAAATATCTGGTATTATTCTTACAGGAGGAATCATACCAGAGGAGCCAATCCTTAAATTAATAGAAGGTGTATCTCTTTCAGTGCCAATTGTATCAGTCCCACAAGGAACTTTTTCGATTACGAATAAGATAGGCGCTATTAGATCAAAAATATACGCGGATAACCTACAAAAAATAAACACTTCGATTAGCACATTCGAACAGTATGTGGATGCAGATGGTTTAGTAGATCCTTTAATTACTTTTGAATCTGATAGTTTGACTCCAAGCATGTTTCAGTATAATCTCTTAAAACGAGCGTTGAAACATAAAAAACACATTGTTTTACCCGAAGGATCAGACGAAAGAATTCTAAGAGCAACATTTAGATTACAAGCGTCTAATGTAGTAGATATTACACTTATCGGTGAAGAAAAGAAAATAAAAAGTAAGGCTACTAAGTTAGATATTCCTATTGATTTTAGTAAAGTAAACATCGTGTCACCGACAAAATCTCCGCATTTTGATGATTATGCAAAAACATTTTATGAATTGCGAAAGCATAAGAATGTGAATATGGATATGGCTAGGGATATGATGGCAGATGTATCTTATTTTGGAACCATGATGATTTATAAAGGTCACGCTGATGGAATGGTTTCTGGAGCGGTTCATACGACCCAGCATACGATTAGGCCAGCATTACAATTTATTAAAACCAAACCAGGTGTAAAAGTTGTGTCTTCTGTGTTTTTTATGTGTTTGGATGATAGAGTTTCTGTGTTTGGAGATTGCGCCATCAATCCGAATCCAAATGCAGAACAACTAGCAGAAATTACAATTTCTTCAGCACAATCAGCTGCTGCATTTGGTATAGAACCTAAAGTAGCAATGTTATCATATTCTTCTGGTACATCTGGTAAAGGTGAAGATGTAGAGACAGTTAGAGAGGCGACTAGAATAGTGAAAGAAAAACATCCAGAACTTAAGATTGAAGGACCCATACAGTATGATGCCGCAGTAGATATGCGAGTAGGTAAGAGCAAGCTTCCAGACTCTGAAGTTGCTGGGCAAGCTAGTGTCTTGATATTTCCTGATCTTAATACTGGGAACAATACCTATAAGGCTGTGCAGAGAGAAACGGGAGCATTAGCAATTGGTCCTATGTTGCAGGGGTTAAAGAAGCCGGTAAATGATTTAAGTAGAGGTTGTACTGTAGATGATGTCTATAACACAGTGATTATTACTGCAATTCAGGCGCAAGGATTATAA
- a CDS encoding serine hydrolase: protein MEHQSISKNLLYQRKLKGYTQEELSDRTKVGIRTIQRIEKGEVNPHLQTVKLLATALDIEVDDLLPLDNPKEETIQQKWLLLLHATPILGFVIPLCNILLPIFLWIHKREDNKIYDRHGRLIINFQITMTILFILSFIALVTLPGLGFFLFIAVIPYSIIVIVVNIISVLNSKKCYYPLSIPFLRKNKTAKYIGILATIISLSSISCSTNTSEHIVRLDRSTITKDSLTSKIEQLVTDANVHGMAVTVFNKNKAVYKKVFGYKNYKQKQLLTDVTNFYGASFSKAVFSVLVMKLVEEGVIDLDTPLESYLPKKIYEYEPKTRWHDDFSALKTDSLYHKITARMCLAHTTGFHNYRWYESDQKLRVNFEPGSRYSYSGEGFIYLQVVLEKLLGKGLEEIAQEKLFKPLEMNHSSYQWNETFENDFAYGHTVEGNLFKKDKDNEPRGGGTLETTSGDYTKFIEAVLQSEIISKDSWNEIFKPQIRIRTLAQFGPLSYKEGSLNDNIQLSYGLGWGVLKSPYGIGVFKEGHGDGFQNYSIVFPEAEKGIMIMANSDNGESIFKELLEVALGDKYTPWKWQNYIPYNVQKKSLSKN from the coding sequence ATGGAACATCAATCAATTTCAAAAAATCTATTGTATCAACGTAAATTAAAAGGATACACACAGGAAGAGTTATCAGATAGAACAAAGGTTGGGATACGAACCATCCAACGAATAGAAAAGGGAGAAGTAAATCCGCATTTACAAACAGTAAAACTATTAGCTACTGCATTAGATATCGAAGTAGATGATCTTCTTCCATTAGACAACCCTAAAGAAGAAACGATACAACAAAAATGGTTATTACTATTACATGCAACTCCTATACTTGGATTCGTAATTCCGTTATGTAACATTCTGTTGCCCATATTTCTTTGGATACATAAAAGAGAAGATAATAAAATCTATGACCGTCATGGGAGATTGATCATCAATTTTCAAATCACGATGACCATTTTATTTATTCTTTCATTTATAGCGTTAGTCACGTTACCGGGTCTAGGTTTTTTTCTATTCATAGCTGTTATTCCTTATAGCATTATTGTGATCGTAGTAAACATTATCTCTGTATTAAACTCTAAAAAGTGTTATTACCCCTTATCTATTCCTTTTCTGAGGAAAAATAAGACCGCAAAATACATAGGAATTCTTGCTACAATAATTTCTCTAAGCTCAATTAGCTGTTCCACTAACACATCAGAACATATAGTTAGATTAGACCGCTCTACTATCACAAAAGATTCTTTAACATCGAAAATAGAACAATTAGTTACCGATGCAAATGTACATGGTATGGCAGTTACTGTTTTTAATAAAAATAAGGCCGTTTACAAAAAAGTATTTGGATACAAAAATTACAAACAAAAGCAGTTATTAACAGACGTCACGAACTTTTATGGAGCATCTTTTAGTAAAGCGGTTTTTTCTGTCCTGGTAATGAAACTTGTAGAAGAAGGAGTTATTGATCTAGATACTCCATTAGAATCTTACCTTCCCAAAAAAATATATGAATACGAACCAAAAACCAGATGGCACGATGATTTTTCTGCTTTAAAAACAGATTCATTATATCATAAAATAACTGCTCGTATGTGTTTAGCACATACTACTGGATTTCATAATTATAGATGGTACGAATCTGACCAAAAGCTAAGAGTTAATTTCGAACCAGGCAGTCGTTACAGCTATTCTGGAGAAGGTTTCATTTATCTACAAGTAGTTCTCGAAAAATTATTAGGAAAAGGACTTGAAGAAATAGCGCAAGAAAAATTATTTAAACCATTAGAAATGAATCACTCTAGTTATCAGTGGAATGAAACATTTGAAAATGATTTTGCATATGGTCATACTGTTGAAGGAAATCTTTTTAAAAAAGACAAAGATAATGAGCCTAGAGGTGGTGGCACTCTAGAAACAACTTCTGGAGATTATACAAAATTTATTGAAGCTGTCTTACAAAGTGAAATTATTTCTAAAGATTCCTGGAACGAAATCTTCAAGCCGCAAATAAGAATCAGAACATTGGCGCAATTTGGTCCATTATCCTATAAAGAAGGATCGCTTAATGACAATATACAGCTTAGCTATGGATTAGGATGGGGAGTGTTGAAATCTCCTTATGGAATTGGAGTTTTTAAAGAAGGACATGGCGATGGTTTTCAGAACTACTCGATTGTATTTCCAGAAGCAGAAAAGGGAATTATGATTATGGCTAATAGTGATAATGGAGAAAGTATTTTTAAAGAATTATTGGAGGTTGCATTAGGAGATAAATACACCCCTTGGAAATGGCAAAACTATATACCTTACAATGTCCAGAAGAAATCTTTATCAAAAAATTAA
- a CDS encoding DUF2911 domain-containing protein: MKQFNLMMTFVAGAMILFTIQLNAQLITPEASQRAQVTQRVGITDITIDYGRPSVKEREVWGKLVPYGYNNLGFGTSTAAPWRAGANQNTTIEFSHDVKVEGKDIKAGLYGLHIALKEDGGATIIFSKNSTSWGSYFYDEKEDALRVEVKTKEVPYTETLMFLFPSFEADKTTVALRWEKKEIPFKIEVDVTGIVMKGIKDDLRGNAGFTQTNWDNAANYAFNAGDLDQALEWVNGSISGNFFSKETFANLSLKSRILAKQGKTQEAMTMVDKAATMGNATQIFQLGNGLIGQGQKDKALEILKNNVKNNNGAWPSNYGLARAYAATGDYKNAIKSMNSAMSNAPERFKGRLSGELEKLQKGEDIN, from the coding sequence ATGAAACAATTCAACCTAATGATGACATTTGTTGCTGGTGCAATGATATTGTTTACAATCCAGTTAAATGCTCAGCTCATAACACCTGAAGCTAGCCAACGCGCTCAGGTTACGCAAAGAGTAGGAATTACAGATATTACTATAGATTATGGAAGGCCAAGTGTAAAAGAACGCGAAGTTTGGGGAAAATTAGTTCCCTATGGATATAATAATCTAGGATTTGGAACATCTACGGCCGCACCTTGGAGGGCAGGAGCTAACCAGAATACAACGATAGAATTTTCTCATGACGTAAAAGTAGAAGGGAAGGATATAAAAGCTGGACTTTATGGGTTACATATAGCACTAAAAGAAGATGGTGGCGCTACGATTATATTTTCTAAAAATTCAACCTCTTGGGGGAGTTATTTTTATGATGAAAAAGAGGATGCATTGCGTGTAGAAGTTAAAACTAAAGAAGTACCATATACAGAAACACTCATGTTTTTATTCCCTTCTTTTGAAGCAGATAAAACTACTGTGGCCTTGCGATGGGAGAAAAAGGAAATTCCTTTTAAAATAGAAGTAGACGTAACGGGTATCGTTATGAAAGGAATAAAAGATGATCTTAGAGGTAATGCCGGATTTACCCAAACAAACTGGGATAATGCTGCAAACTACGCATTTAATGCAGGTGATCTGGATCAGGCTTTAGAATGGGTAAATGGATCGATAAGCGGTAATTTCTTCAGTAAAGAAACATTTGCCAATCTTTCTCTGAAATCTCGAATCTTAGCAAAACAAGGCAAGACTCAGGAAGCAATGACAATGGTTGATAAGGCAGCAACTATGGGTAATGCTACTCAGATATTTCAATTAGGAAATGGTCTTATTGGTCAAGGGCAAAAAGATAAAGCTCTAGAGATTCTAAAAAATAATGTAAAGAATAATAATGGCGCCTGGCCTTCTAATTACGGGTTGGCAAGAGCATATGCAGCAACAGGAGACTATAAGAATGCAATTAAATCAATGAATAGTGCGATGAGCAATGCCCCAGAAAGATTTAAAGGAAGATTATCGGGGGAGTTAGAAAAACTTCAGAAAGGCGAGGATATAAATTAA
- a CDS encoding GMC oxidoreductase, whose product MRIEEEYDYVIIGSGFGGSVSALRLSEKGYKVLVIEKGKWYQPKDFPKSNWNLRKWLWVPFFRWFGIMKMSFFKHVVVISGTGVGGGSLVYANTLPVPKEEFFTSGSWKNLADWQSELAPFYKTALKMLGAQKNPLLFDGDKGLKELADSLNIKDDFSATDVAVFFGTPNKTVPDPYFEGKGPDRTGCNYCGGCMTGCRIGAKNTLDKNYLYLAQQLGADVLAENEVFDVVPYSDGYQVKFKRSTRFFKSKKTVRAKGIVFSGGVLGTVKLLLKLKRKSLPRLSNRLGSDIRTNNESLISVTNLDGKKDMSKGVAIGSILNTDENSHLEIVRYAKGSGFWRLSHLPLTYGKNTIVRITKMITSFIKHPLSYFRLYTAKDWGKSTAILLFMQTLDSTLKFKINSFGLMNTKVTDGKKPSAFIPQSISLAKQYAELTGGKETVFGLEPLAGIPSTAHILGGAVMADNREEGVIDKNNKVFGYKNMYICDGSMISSNPGVNPSLSITAITERAMNNIPDKGL is encoded by the coding sequence ATGAGAATTGAAGAAGAATATGATTACGTGATTATTGGAAGCGGTTTTGGTGGATCTGTAAGCGCGTTACGTCTTTCAGAAAAAGGATATAAAGTTTTAGTCATCGAAAAAGGGAAATGGTATCAACCAAAAGATTTTCCCAAATCAAACTGGAATCTTAGGAAATGGCTTTGGGTTCCTTTTTTTAGGTGGTTTGGTATTATGAAGATGTCCTTCTTTAAACATGTAGTTGTAATTTCTGGAACAGGAGTAGGGGGAGGTTCTTTGGTGTATGCGAACACACTTCCGGTTCCAAAAGAAGAATTCTTTACTTCTGGTAGTTGGAAAAACCTGGCAGATTGGCAATCAGAATTAGCACCATTTTATAAGACTGCATTAAAAATGTTGGGGGCCCAGAAAAACCCTCTACTTTTTGATGGAGATAAAGGACTAAAAGAGTTGGCAGACAGCTTGAACATAAAAGATGATTTTTCTGCTACAGATGTTGCCGTTTTTTTTGGAACACCTAATAAAACAGTTCCTGATCCTTATTTTGAAGGAAAAGGACCAGATCGAACTGGTTGTAATTATTGTGGAGGTTGTATGACGGGGTGTAGAATTGGAGCAAAAAATACATTGGATAAGAACTATTTATACTTAGCTCAACAACTTGGAGCTGATGTTCTGGCAGAAAATGAAGTTTTTGATGTAGTTCCCTATTCAGATGGATACCAAGTGAAGTTTAAAAGATCTACTCGTTTTTTTAAGTCAAAAAAAACTGTAAGAGCTAAGGGAATAGTTTTTTCTGGAGGTGTTTTAGGTACAGTGAAGTTGTTACTTAAGTTAAAGCGAAAATCTCTCCCGAGATTATCTAATCGTTTAGGATCAGATATCCGGACCAATAATGAAAGTTTGATCAGCGTTACAAATCTGGATGGTAAAAAAGATATGTCTAAAGGGGTCGCTATAGGTTCTATTTTGAATACTGATGAGAATAGTCATTTAGAAATTGTGCGATATGCTAAAGGTTCAGGATTTTGGCGGTTATCACATTTGCCATTAACTTATGGTAAGAATACAATAGTAAGGATTACGAAAATGATCACTAGTTTTATTAAACATCCGTTATCGTATTTTAGGCTATACACAGCAAAAGATTGGGGCAAGAGTACCGCTATCCTTTTATTTATGCAAACGTTGGATAGTACACTTAAGTTTAAGATAAATTCTTTTGGACTTATGAATACTAAGGTTACAGACGGAAAAAAACCAAGTGCTTTTATTCCACAATCCATTAGTTTGGCAAAACAATACGCAGAATTGACCGGAGGTAAAGAAACCGTTTTTGGATTAGAACCATTAGCAGGAATTCCTTCTACGGCTCACATTTTGGGAGGTGCTGTGATGGCAGATAATAGAGAAGAAGGGGTAATCGATAAGAACAATAAAGTATTTGGATACAAAAACATGTACATCTGCGACGGATCCATGATATCCTCTAATCCAGGAGTAAATCCATCCTTGTCTATAACAGCTATAACAGAAAGAGCAATGAATAATATACCTGATAAAGGTCTTTAG
- a CDS encoding peroxiredoxin, which produces MKKYIILLVVTFVLFSCKEEKSNNEFFFKSGLWKASLKVQDDKELPFLFEVFDDQTLRIFNAEETIDVDEVRIEGDSIFIKFPVFEGYIAAKFQDSMTLSGSFIKESLDRIVPFKGTFGVKDRFEIVSKPIANVQGNWESVFSQDNPEDRYIAKGIFKQNGNIVTGTFRTTTGDYRFLEGVLNNDKLELSAFDGAHAFLFTAEVTDSTMNGHFYSGNHWKEPFTAKRNEVYELPSADSLTFIKEGYEKLAFSFPDANGNQVSLEDDRFKNKVTMVQVMGTWCPNCMDETKYYVDYYNKNKDKDIEFVALAFEYAKTSEKAFKSIERLRSKLKVEYPILLAQYGTSNKEKAQEKLPMLNHILSYPTTIFIDKKGKVRKIHTGFNGPATGQKYTDFKKEFEGFVNQLLKE; this is translated from the coding sequence ATGAAAAAATACATAATCTTACTTGTAGTTACATTCGTGTTATTTTCTTGTAAAGAAGAGAAATCAAACAATGAATTTTTCTTCAAAAGTGGTCTTTGGAAAGCATCATTAAAAGTACAAGATGATAAGGAATTACCTTTTCTATTCGAAGTTTTTGACGATCAAACTTTGAGAATTTTTAATGCAGAAGAAACCATAGATGTAGATGAGGTAAGGATCGAAGGGGATTCTATTTTTATTAAATTTCCTGTTTTTGAAGGATATATAGCGGCAAAGTTCCAAGATTCTATGACGCTCTCTGGAAGCTTTATTAAAGAGAGTCTCGACAGAATTGTTCCTTTTAAAGGAACGTTTGGAGTAAAAGATAGATTTGAAATTGTTTCAAAACCTATAGCTAATGTTCAAGGGAATTGGGAGTCAGTTTTTAGTCAGGATAATCCAGAAGACCGTTACATTGCTAAAGGGATTTTTAAACAAAATGGCAACATTGTAACTGGAACTTTCCGGACGACAACTGGCGATTATCGATTTTTAGAAGGAGTACTTAATAATGACAAACTAGAATTATCAGCATTTGATGGGGCTCATGCATTTCTTTTTACTGCAGAGGTTACTGATAGCACAATGAATGGTCATTTTTATTCAGGTAATCATTGGAAAGAGCCTTTTACAGCAAAACGTAACGAAGTATATGAACTACCTTCTGCAGATTCACTTACTTTTATCAAAGAAGGATACGAGAAACTAGCGTTTAGTTTTCCTGATGCGAACGGAAATCAGGTTTCCCTTGAAGATGATCGTTTCAAAAATAAAGTTACCATGGTTCAGGTTATGGGAACTTGGTGTCCTAATTGCATGGATGAAACCAAATATTATGTAGACTATTACAATAAAAACAAGGATAAGGATATCGAATTTGTAGCATTGGCATTTGAATATGCTAAAACTTCGGAAAAAGCATTTAAATCCATTGAGAGATTACGTTCTAAATTAAAAGTAGAATATCCTATTCTTTTAGCGCAATATGGAACATCTAATAAAGAAAAAGCTCAGGAAAAACTCCCAATGCTTAATCATATATTGTCTTATCCTACTACAATTTTCATAGACAAAAAAGGAAAAGTGCGTAAAATTCATACAGGTTTTAATGGTCCGGCAACTGGTCAGAAATACACAGACTTTAAGAAGGAATTCGAAGGTTTTGTTAACCAGCTGTTAAAAGAATAA